The Oryzihumus leptocrescens sequence CGCCGAGCGCCTGCAGAACCTGGGCTACACGCAGGAGCTCTCGCGGGTGCTGAGCCTGTTCGACAACTTCAGCGTCGCGTTCTCCTACCTCTCGCCGATGGTCGGCGTGTACTCCCTGTTCGTCCTCGGGCTCGGCTCCGCCGGGCCGCTCTACCTGTGGCTGATGCCGCTGGTCGTGCTCGGGATGCTCATGGTGGCGCTGGTGTTCGGCGAGCTCGGCAGCCACTACCCGGTGGCCGGAGCGATCTACCAGTACGGCAAGTACTCGGTCAGCGCGGGATACGGCTGGTGGGTCGGCTGGCTCTACGGCATGGCGCTGCTCGTGACCGTGGCCAGCGTCGACACCGGCGTGGTGAGCTACGTGACGGCCCTGTCGGACCAGTGGTTCGGCACGAAGATGGACCCGACGAACAGCACGACGATCCTCGTCATCACCATCATCCTCATCCTGATCCAGACCACGATGAACGCGGTCGGCGCCAAGCTGATGAGCCGGGTGACGGCGTTGGGTGTCTACGTCGAGACGATCGGCACGTTCGGCGTCGCCATCGCCCTGGCCGTCGTCGGCTTCCACCACGGCTTCGGGTTCCTGTTCAAGACGGCCGGCGCGCAGTACCCCGCCACCAACCCGCTCGGCATGAACTTCCACGGCAACTGGCTGACCGGCGCCGCCCTCGTGGCGGTCCTCGCCCACGTCTACATCTTCTACGGCTTCGAGTCCGCCGGTGACATCGCCGAGGAGACCAAGGACGCCTCCCGTCAGGTGCCGCGCGCGATGCGCTCGGCCCTGGTCTACGGCGGGGTCGCCTCGTTCGTCCTGGTCGCCGGGCTGATCCTGGCCACCCCGAGCAGCGCCAAGGGGTATGCCGCGGTGTTCTCCGGCGGTGGCGTCCCCGGCATCCTCAGCGACCTGCCGCAGTGGCTGCAGGACTTCTTCCTCGTGATGGTCATCATCGCGTTCTTCTCCTGCGGCACGGCAGTGCAGGGGGCGGGCGCCCGACTGGCGTTCTCCTTCGCCCGCGACGGTGCGGTGCCGGCCCACAAGTGGGTGGGTCACATCTCCCCGCGCTTCCACACGCCGGTCAACGCCATCATCATCGGCGCCATCGTCCCGATCGCGTTCTCCCTGATGGTCAACATCAACCCGTCCTCGGACGTGAAGATCCTCTGGTTCACCTATCCGAAGGGGATCAACGCCCTCTTCGTGCTGGTGTCGTTCGGCGTCTCCGGCATCTACCTGTCGTTCATGCTGACCGTCATCGGGTCGATGATCGCCCGGGCCCGGGGGTGGGTCCCCGAGGGTGCGTTCCGACTCGGGCGGTGGGGCTGGCTGGTGAGCTGGCTGGCGCTGGCCTACCTGGTGGTGATGCTCATCAACATCGTGGCGCCGACGGGGCTGTCGAGCCCACGGGCGTTCTTCAACTACGACTGGATCACGTTCGTGGTCATGGTGGGGATCGCCCTGGTCGGCGGCATCTACTTCGTCATCGCCCGGCCCGACCGCGCGTTGAAGGCGCACCTGCACGACGAGCTCGAGCCGACCGCCGCCGAGCGCGAGTAACCCTCAACCCCTCGACCGAACGCACCAAATCCGCCGTTTCGAGGCTCCGAGGACCCCGGAACGGCGGATTTGGTGCGTTCGGTGGGAAGAGGTGGAGCGCAGGCCGGTATGCCGCGCCGGTGTCAGAGGGGCGCGAAGCCGGTGAGGTGGATGACCGCCTCGCCGAGCTCGTCCGAGGTGGCGAGGTCGACCTCGGCCGTGATCCCCCAGTCGTGGTCGCCCTCAGGGTCGTCAATGACCTGGCGGACCAGCCAGCGTCCGGGCTGCTCCTCCACCTGGAACATCTTCGGCCCGCGGGCGTCGCCGTCCGTGCCGATCGAGTCGTGCTCGGCGTAGTAGGTCGCCAGCGCGTCCTGCCAGCGGTCGGCGTCCCAACCGGATCCGGCGTCGAGCTCGCCCAGGTCGATCCACCGGCGCAGCGCCGCCAGCTCGACCCGCCGGAACATCGCGTTGCGCACGAGCACGCGAAAAGCCCTGTGGTTCTTGGTGATCGGGCGCGGCTGGTCGCCGACCTCCCCCGGCCGCGGCGCCTGTCCGGGCTCCAGCGACCCGTCGGTCAGCTGCTCCCACTCATCGAGCAGGCTGGAGTCGGTCTGGCGCACCGTCTCCCCGAGCCACTCGATGAGGTCGGCGAGCTCCTCGGTCTTGAGGCTGTCCGGCACCGTCTGGCGCAGCGCCTTGTAGGCGTCGCTGAGGTAGCGCAGCACCGCCCCCTCCGAGCGGGCCAGGCCGTAGTAGCCGACCAGCTCGGTGAAGGTCATCGCCCGCTCGAACATGTCGCGCACCACCGACTTCGGTGACAGCGCGTCCTCGGGAACCCACGGATGGCCCTTGCGGTACATCGCCATGGCCGACTCCAGCAGCTCCACCAGCGGCTTGGGCCAGGTGACCTCGTCGAGCAGCTCGAGGCGCTCGTCGTACTCGATCCCCTCGGCCTTCATCTCCGCCACGGCCTCGCCGCGAGCCTTGAACTGCTGGGCCATCAGCACCTGGCGCGGGTCGTCGAGCGTGGCCTCGACCACCGAGACCACGTCGAGGGCGAACGTCGGCGAGTCCTGGTCGAGCAGCTCGAACGCGGCCAGCGCGAAGGTGGACAGCGGCTGGTTGAGCGCGAAGTTGGCCTGCAGGTCGACGGTCAGGCGCACGGTGCGGCCGGTCTCGTCGGGTGGGTCGATCCGCTCGACGACCCCGGCGGTGAGGAGCGCGCGATACATCTGGATGGCGCGGCGGGCCAGGCGCGCCTGGGCCGGATGCTCCTCGTGGTTGTCCCGGACCAGCTTGCGCATCGCGGCGAACGGGTCGCCCGGGCGGGTGATGACGTTGAGCAGCATCGAGTGGCTGACCCGCATGCGCGAGACCAGCGCCTCCGGGTCGGCGGCGACGAGCCGGTCGAAGGTGTGCTCGCTCCAGGTGACCGTGCCCTCCGGCGGCTTCTTGCGCTGGACCTTGCGCCGCTTCTTGGGGTCGTCGCCGGCCTTGGCCAGGGC is a genomic window containing:
- a CDS encoding APC family permease, which codes for MSEVMNNPQGQPDADAERLQNLGYTQELSRVLSLFDNFSVAFSYLSPMVGVYSLFVLGLGSAGPLYLWLMPLVVLGMLMVALVFGELGSHYPVAGAIYQYGKYSVSAGYGWWVGWLYGMALLVTVASVDTGVVSYVTALSDQWFGTKMDPTNSTTILVITIILILIQTTMNAVGAKLMSRVTALGVYVETIGTFGVAIALAVVGFHHGFGFLFKTAGAQYPATNPLGMNFHGNWLTGAALVAVLAHVYIFYGFESAGDIAEETKDASRQVPRAMRSALVYGGVASFVLVAGLILATPSSAKGYAAVFSGGGVPGILSDLPQWLQDFFLVMVIIAFFSCGTAVQGAGARLAFSFARDGAVPAHKWVGHISPRFHTPVNAIIIGAIVPIAFSLMVNINPSSDVKILWFTYPKGINALFVLVSFGVSGIYLSFMLTVIGSMIARARGWVPEGAFRLGRWGWLVSWLALAYLVVMLINIVAPTGLSSPRAFFNYDWITFVVMVGIALVGGIYFVIARPDRALKAHLHDELEPTAAERE
- a CDS encoding DEAD/DEAH box helicase, encoding MSLADRIPTPPEPDALFDAFVDWAGERGLELYPAQQDALIELVSGANVVLATPTGSGKSLVATGAHFAALAQGQRTFYTAPIKALVSEKFFALCEVFGAANVGMLTGDASVNAQAPIICCTAEVLANIALREGSHADIGQVVMDEFHFYSEPDRGWAWQVPLLELPQAQFLLMSATLGDVSRFQDDLTCRTGRATALVTNTERPVPLSFSYVLTPLHETLEELLTTHQAPVYVVHFTQAAALERAQSLLSLNVCTREEKDRIAELIGGFRFAAGFGKTLSRLVRHGIGVHHAGMLPKYRRLVEQLAQAGLLKVICGTDTLGVGINVPIRTVVLTGLTKFDGSRQRVLKAREFHQIAGRAGRAGYDTSGTVVVQAPDHVIENERALAKAGDDPKKRRKVQRKKPPEGTVTWSEHTFDRLVAADPEALVSRMRVSHSMLLNVITRPGDPFAAMRKLVRDNHEEHPAQARLARRAIQMYRALLTAGVVERIDPPDETGRTVRLTVDLQANFALNQPLSTFALAAFELLDQDSPTFALDVVSVVEATLDDPRQVLMAQQFKARGEAVAEMKAEGIEYDERLELLDEVTWPKPLVELLESAMAMYRKGHPWVPEDALSPKSVVRDMFERAMTFTELVGYYGLARSEGAVLRYLSDAYKALRQTVPDSLKTEELADLIEWLGETVRQTDSSLLDEWEQLTDGSLEPGQAPRPGEVGDQPRPITKNHRAFRVLVRNAMFRRVELAALRRWIDLGELDAGSGWDADRWQDALATYYAEHDSIGTDGDARGPKMFQVEEQPGRWLVRQVIDDPEGDHDWGITAEVDLATSDELGEAVIHLTGFAPL